The following are encoded together in the Vigna unguiculata cultivar IT97K-499-35 chromosome 2, ASM411807v1, whole genome shotgun sequence genome:
- the LOC114168117 gene encoding FCS-Like Zinc finger 2, which yields MAGSSKRHCFSDEDGWIAPTDPGFSGHNYSHHNQHGFVSRTLGFGTFYNRGFRSPSILSPRSGRFYDARFEDHQPHFLEACFLCKKPLGDRDIFMYRGDTPFCSEECRHEQIERDEAKEKNKNISSIKALRKKEQRKSVSPNKAQNYSFRAGTVAAA from the exons ATGGCCGGTTCTTCCAAGAGACATTGTTTCTCCGATGAGGATGGTTGGATTGCTCCCACGGACCCTGGCTTTTCTGGGCACAACTACTCCCATCACAACCAACACGGTTTTGTTTCTAGAACATTGGGTTTTGGCACTTTCTACAACAGAGGGTTCAGGAGCCCCTCTATTCTTTCGCCAAGATCTGGGAGATTTTATGATGCCAGATTCGAAGATCACCAACCGCACTTTCTTGAAGCTTGTTTTCTTTGCAAGAAGCCACTCGGGGATCGTGACATCTTCATGTACAG AGGGGACACGCCTTTTTGTAGCGAAGAGTGTAGACACGAGCAAATAGAGAGAGACGAAGCCAAGGAGAAGAACAAGAACATTTCTTCTATAAAGGCTTTGAGAAAAAAAGAGCAAAGAAAATCTGTCTCCCCAAACAAGGCCCAGAATTACTCGTTTCGTGCAGGGACGGTTGCTGCCGCTTAG
- the LOC114168835 gene encoding BOI-related E3 ubiquitin-protein ligase 1-like codes for MAVQAQYPSNVLFLNCSKTGKEPYDYSMAGELLDHHNQSPMLFNNGGSNSRKRGRETTAAPNLVNSFSLQSQSQSQSPQFIDLTQLHNQNVVSTGLGLSFGDQQLQQQQHGCYSSSLLSLLPDAFTLQIKQHHDQIDQFLQLQGEQLRRALTEKRKRHYRALLRAAEESVLRRLREKEVEVEKATRRNAELEARAAQLGVETQLWQAKAKAQEATAASLQAQLQQAMMSGEDGGGGVSCAGGEAEDAESACVDPERVGPKCRGCAKRVASVVVLPCRHLCICAQCNTHFRACPVCLTVKNSTVQVHLS; via the exons ATGGCTGTGCAAGCTCAATATCCCTCCAATGTACTCTTTCTAAACTGCAG CAAAACCGGAAAAGAACCATATGACTATTCTATGGCAGGGGAACTCCTTGATCATCATAATCAATCTCCTATGTTATTCAACAACGGAG GTAGTAATTCTCGAAAGAGAGGAAGAGAAACAACAGCAGCGCCAAACCTTGTCAATTCATTCTCTTTACAATCACAATCTCAATCTCAATCTCCACAGTTCATAGACCTCACTCAACTTCATAATCAAAATGTAGTCTCCACAGGGCTCGGCTTATCCTTTGGTGACCAACAATTACAACAACAACAGCATGGGTGTTACTCCTCTTCTCTCCTATCTCTTTTACCCGATGCTTTCACCTTGCAAATCAAACAACACCATGATCAAATCGACCAATTCCTTCAACTCCAG GGCGAGCAATTGCGGCGGGCATTAACGGAGAAGAGGAAGAGGCATTATCGGGCGCTGCTGAGGGCAGCGGAGGAATCGGTGTTGCGGCGGCTGAGGGAGAAGGAGGTAGAGGTGGAGAAAGCGACGCGGCGCAACGCGGAGTTGGAGGCACGCGCGGCGCAGCTTGGCGTGGAGACGCAGCTTTGGCAGGCGAAGGCGAAGGCGCAGGAAGCGACTGCGGCATCGTTGCAGGCGCAGCTGCAGCAGGCCATGATGAGCGGCGAGGATGGCGGGGGAGGGGTGTCGTGCGCCGGGGGCGAGGCCGAGGATGCCGAGTCAGCATGTGTTGACCCGGAGCGAGTTGGTCCGAAATGCAGAGGGTGCGCAAAACGCGTGGCTTCAGTGGTGGTTTTGCCGTGTCGCCACCTATGCATCTGCGCTCAGTGCAACACACATTTTCGGGCGTGTCCCGTTTGCCTCACCGTTAAAAATTCAACCGTTCAAGTCCATCTTTCTTAA
- the LOC114170091 gene encoding LOW QUALITY PROTEIN: beta-amylase 3, chloroplastic-like (The sequence of the model RefSeq protein was modified relative to this genomic sequence to represent the inferred CDS: inserted 1 base in 1 codon) yields MALTLRSSVSLVNQKETRLQNPKEDVSTKVSYLAKPKPNQSFRLRTKSSMQHTHVTRDSNSNNFNAEVTMKNEKREKLHAPLVGHSHNDSMRVPVFVMLPLDTVTMGGNLNKPRAMNASLMALKSAGVEGVMVDAWWGLVEKEEPLKYNWEGYAELVQMVQRHGLKLQVVMSFHQCGGNVGDSCSIPLPSWVLEEMSKNPELVYTDKSGRRNPEYISLGCDSMPVLRGRTPIQVYSDYMRSFRDKFRHYLGSVIIEIQVGMGPCGELRYPSYPESNGTWRFPGIGEFQCYDKYMRASLEASAEAIGKKHWGRSGPHDSGQYNNFPEETGFFSREGTWNSEYGKFFLDWYSTKLVEHGERILVSAXGIFKSCGVKLSAKVAGIHWHYKARSHAAELTAGYYNTRFRDGYLPIAQMLAKHGAVLNFTCMEMRDKEQPEHGSCSPEGLVHQVKMATRRAGAELAGENALERYDAGAFSQVLATSDSGSGLSAFTFLRMNKKLFEGDNWRRFVEFVKNMSEGGRRQSLPHSDSCGTRLYVGHIAGFKKQQEQAQDVALV; encoded by the exons ATGGCTCTAACACTTCGTTCTTCGGTTTCCCTCGTCAACCAGAAAGAAACCAGACTCCAAAATCCCAAAGAAGACGTTTCCACAAAAGTTTCTTACCttgcaaaaccaaaaccaaaccaATCTTTCCGTCTCCGAACCAAGAGTTCCATGCAACATACACATGTCACACGAGACAGCAACAGCAACAACTTCAACGCCGAAGTTACGATGAAAAACGAGAAAAGAGAGAAGCTTCACGCGCCGTTGGTTGGTCACAGTCATAATGATTCAATGAGAGTGCCGGTGTTTGTGATGCTGCCACTGGACACTGTAACAATGGGGGGGAATTTGAATAAACCGAGAGCGATGAATGCTAGTTTGATGGCTTTGAAGAGTGCAGGAGTGGAAGGAGTGATGGTGGATGCTTGGTGGGGTTTGGTGGAAAAAGAGGAACCCTTGAAGTATAATTGGGAGGGGTATGCTGAACTCGTGCAAATGGTTCAAAGACATGGCTTGAAGCTTCAGGTTGTCATGTCTTTCCATCAATGTGGTGGAAATGTCGGAGACTCCTGCAG TATTCCTCTTCCTTCGTGGGTGCTGGAAGAAATGAGCAAGAACCCTGAACTGGTTTACACAGACAAATCAGGGAGGAGGAATCCTGAATACATATCCTTGGGCTGTGATTCAATGCCTGTTCTGCGGGGAAGGACACCAATTCAAGTGTACTCTGATTACATGAGGAGCTTCCGTGACAAATTCAGACACTATTTGGGCAGTGTTATCATT GAAATTCAAGTGGGGATGGGTCCTTGTGGGGAGCTAAGATATCCATCTTATCCTGAAAGCAATGGAACATGGAGATTTCCTGGCATTGGAGAATTCCAGTGCTACGACAAG TATATGAGAGCTTCCTTGGAAGCATCAGCTGAGGCCATTGGGAAGAAACATTGGGGAAGAAGTGGACCTCATGACTCAGGACAGTACAACAATTTTCCTGAGGAAACTGGATTTTTCAGCAGGGAAGGAACATGGAACTCAGAATATGGAAAATTCTTCCTTGATTGGTACTCCACCAAACTCGTTGAACATGGTGAGAGAATCCTTGTATCAG AAGGCATATTCAAGTCGTGTGGGGTGAAATTATCTGCGAAAGTTGCTGGAATTCATTGGCACTACAAGGCAAGGTCACATGCAGCAGAACTAACTGCAGGCTACTACAACACTCGGTTTCGTGATGGGTACCTACCAATAGCACAAATGCTGGCAAAGCATGGTGCAGTGTTGAACTTCACCTGCATGGAAATGAGGGACAAAGAGCAACCCGAACATGGTAGTTGCTCCCCAGAGGGGTTGGTTCATCAAGTGAAGATGGCAACCAGAAGAGCAGGAGCAGAACTTGCTGGGGAGAATGCTCTTGAGAGATATGATGCAGGTGCGTTTTCTCAAGTTCTGGCAACAAGTGACTCTGGTTCTGGATTGTCTGCATTTACTTTTCTGAGAATGAACAAGAAGTTGTTTGAGGGAGACAATTGGAGGCGCTTTGTggagtttgtgaaaaacatGTCCGAGGGTGGTAGGAGACAAAGCCTTCCACATTCTGATTCCTGCGGCACTCGTCTTTACGTTGGACACATCGCAGGATTTAAGAAGCAGCAAGAACAGGCTCAAGATGTTGCTCTCGTTTGA
- the LOC114167115 gene encoding probable serine/threonine-protein kinase PBL19, with translation MNCFFFKKKSKSHPELPKGRKKKSQVVNGAPKSPSSVPSPRSITELFKEKERSFRIFSLKELVDATNGFNRMLKIGEGGFGKVYRGTINPHPKDGAAPIVVAIKKLNAHGLQGHKEWLAEVQFLSVANHPNLVKLLGYCSIDSQRGIQRLLVYEFMSNRSLEDHLFSVALPPLPWPTRLQIMLGAAQGLYYLHNGLEIQVIYRDFKSSNVLLDKEFHPKLSDFGLAREGPIGDKTHVSTAVVGTQGYAAPEYVQTGHLKVQSDIWSFGVVLYEILTGRRALNRNRPIGEQKLVEWVKHYPANSSRFSTIIDPRLKNHYSLAAARKLANLADSCLKKNPEERPSMNQIVETLKQALQDSQTQNTSPNTTSKSTPSRLVK, from the exons ATGAACTGTTTCttcttcaaaaagaaatcaaaatccCACCCAGAACTCCCAAAGGGACGAAAGAAGAAAAGCCAGGTTGTGAATGGAGCACCAAAGTCCCCAAGCTCGGTACCATCGCCGAGGAGCATAACAGAATTGTTCAAGGAGAAGGAGCGGAGTTTCAGAATTTTCAGTTTAAAAGAGCTTGTAGATGCAACAAATGGTTTCAATAGGATGCTGAAGATCGGAGAAGGTGGGTTTGGAAAAGTATACAGAGGAACCATTAATCCTCACCCTAAAGATGGAGCTGCTCCAATTGTAGTCgcaataaaaaaacttaacgCGCATGGCTTACAG gGGCATAAAGAATGGCTTGCAGAAGTTCAATTTCTGAGCGTTGCCAACCATCCTAATCTGGTTAAGCTTCTGGGATACTGTTCTATAGACAGTCAAAGAGGAATCCAACGGTTGTTGGTGTATGAGTTCATGTCGAACAGGAGTCTGGAAGATCACCTTTTCAGTGTTGCTCTACCTCCTTTGCCTTGGCCGACAAGATTGCAGATCATGCTCGGTGCTGCTCAAGGATTGTATTATCTCCACAACGGATTGGAGATTCAG GTGATCTACCGAGATTTCAAATCCTCAAATGTGTTACTGGACAAAGAATTTCATCCCAAACTTTCAGATTTTGGTCTCGCAAGAGAGGGTCCAATAGGTGATAAGACTCATGTATCTACTGCG GTAGTGGGGACACAGGGATATGCTGCACCAGAGTATGTTCAAACGGGTCATCTGAAAGTTCAGAGTGACATTTGGAGTTTTGGTGTGGTGCTTTATGAGATTCTCACAGGGAGACGAGCATTGAATAGAAACCGTCCAATAGGGGAACAAAAGCTTGTGGAATGGGTTAAACATTACCCTGCTAACAGTAGCAGGTTCAGCACCATCATTGACCCACGTCTCAAGAACCATTACTCTCTTGCTGCAGCTCGGAAACTAGCAAATTTGGCAGATTCTTGCTTGAAGAAGAATCCTGAAGAAAGACCCTCCATGAATCAGATAGTGGAAACCTTGAAGCAAGCATTGCAGGATTCACAAACCCAAAACACTTCACCTAATACCACTTCTAAATCCACACCATCGAGATTggttaaataa
- the LOC114173200 gene encoding 60S ribosomal protein L37a — protein MTKRTKKAGIVGKYGTRYGASLRKQIKKMEVSQHSKFFCEFCGKYAVKRKAVGIWGCKDCGKVKAGGAYTLNTASAVTVRSTIRRLREQTEG, from the exons ATG ACTAAGAGAACGAAGAAGGCAGGCATTGTCGGAAAATATG GTACCCGTTATGGTGCTAGTCTGCGAAAGCAGATTAAGAAGATGGAAGTGAGTCAGCATAGCAAATTCTTTTGTGAATTTTGTGGAAAG TATGCTGTGAAAAGAAAGGCTGTGGGAATATGGGGATGCAAAGACTGCGGTAAAGTAAAAGCTGGTGGTGCCTACACTTTGAA TACTGCGAGTGCTGTCACTGTGAGGAGCACCATCCGGAGGTTGAGGGAACAAACTGAGGGTTGA